The following proteins are co-located in the Theropithecus gelada isolate Dixy chromosome 19, Tgel_1.0, whole genome shotgun sequence genome:
- the C5AR2 gene encoding C5a anaphylatoxin chemotactic receptor 2, giving the protein MGNDSISYEYGDYSDLLDLPVDCLDGACLATDTLRMAPLPLYAAIFLVGVPGNAMVAWVAGKEARRRVGATWLLHLAVADLLCCLSLPILAVPIAHGGHWPYGEVGCRVLPSVILLTMYASVLLLAALSADLCFLALGPAWWSKVQRACGVQVACGAAWTLALLLTVPSAIYRRLHQEHFPTRLQCVVDYGGSSSTENAVTAVRFLFGFLGPLVVVASCHSALLCWAARHRWPLGMAIVVGFFVCWTPYHLLGLVLTVAAPNSALLARALRAEPLVVGLALAHSCLNPMLFLYFGRAQLCRSLPAACHWALRESQGREESVDSKKSTSHELVSEMEV; this is encoded by the coding sequence ATGGGGAACGATTCTATCAGCTACGAGTATGGGGATTACAGCGACCTCTTGGACCTCCCTGTGGACTGCCTGGATGGCGCCTGCCTGGCCACCGACACGCTGCGCATGGCCCCGCTCCCGCTGTATGCTGCCATCTTCCTGGTGGGGGTGCCGGGCAATGCCATGGTGGCCTGGGTGGCTGGGAAGGAGGCCCGCCGGAGGGTGGGTGCCACCTGGTTGCTCCACCTGGCCGTGGCGGATTTGCTGTGCTGTTTGTCTCTGCCCATCCTGGCAGTGCCCATTGCCCATGGGGGCCACTGGCCATATGGGGAAGTGGGCTGTCGGGTGCTGCCCTCCGTCATCCTGCTGACCATGTATGCCAGCGTCCTGCTCCTGGCAGCTCTCAGTGCCGACCTCTGCTTTCTGGCTCTCGGGCCTGCCTGGTGGTCGAAGGTTCAGCGGGCGTGTGGGGTGCAGGTGGCCTGCGGGGCAGCCTGGACGCTGGCCTTGCTGCTCACCGTGCCCTCCGCCATCTACCGCCGGCTGCACCAGGAGCACTTCCCCACCCGGCTGCAGTGTGTGGTGGACTACGGTGGCTCCTCCAGCACCGAGAACGCAGTGACTGCCGTCCGGTTTCTTTTTGGCTTCCTGGGGCCCCTGGTGGTCGTGGCCAGCTGCCACAGTGCCCTCCTGTGCTGGGCAGCCCGACACCGCTGGCCACTGGGCATGGCCATTGTGGTGGGGTTTTTTGTCTGCTGGACACCCTACCACCTGTTGGGGCTGGTGCTCACTGTGGCAGCCCCGAACTCCGCACTCCTGGCCAGGGCCCTGCGGGCTGAACCCCTCGTCGTGGGCCTTGCCCTCGCTCACAGCTGCCTCAATCCCATGCTTTTCCTGTATTTCGGGAGGGCTCAACTCTGCCGGTCACTGCCAGCTGCCTGTCACTGGGCCCTGAGGGAGTCCCAGGGCAGGGAAGAAAGTGTGGACAGCAAGAAATCCACCAGCCATGAACTGGTCTCAGAGATGGAGGTGTAG